The following coding sequences are from one Neurospora crassa OR74A linkage group I, whole genome shotgun sequence window:
- a CDS encoding 1-phosphatidylinositol-3-phosphate 5-kinase, producing MASSSHRPFKLPLGPLSRSNNGDHSSESDYPGGRRDSMAALSISSHVNQEQLAHTLDRIHNTASQSGVLTTFNDFAPPPPPTVPVAEKKGTTGDLVQQGLSGLYSRLKEVVGVAGKPSAQEAESSTNTQDATPKNFKSPIPNSPNNSSTKISVASPPKGDGSSIKSPFDTKSPFDTKSPFDAKSPFEARHAFDGPASLDIPPAVSTGTSPISPTTIPADLQSPPQTTRPPSLGTLPSLKTGNSSAQTIPRTGRTSQSTAASPTSAPFMGKASLERDSSRGPARHLDEPSSWGSSRRSISRHGDGSTSPSIAVRPSVDTTTAALARSRMEDAVSIDGGIGSPMSPSGPIPDVCISSASSRLSEATQVKRRPAIIDRISQSRVHSHSRSSSMEPGKAQPSPISTSAHSTIYHDSFTHNVKPQRLQSGAMKIPGTTTNEGAPEVVNARLEMMRKQVLSKEFWMKDETTKECFACGSPFTAFRRKHHCRTCGCIFCSKCTSTISGQKFGVQGTLRVCKNCLEVINRRYESGSDDSADEPFLPAIFRSNQTKPPPLALARPQADDEVSIAERTEQANDTRSAKTPMMAIPATRRVGDSNRHSAVLEIDMPQLSRPGSSRSLRSLAAGRPQSSSHRRLHSKHTFLTRFKSSATDDRAPFRKPASEDLGRKSKLSAFHDDNIIDPELAPYMSDESTDDEQMSSIFATMNSNDAPAASLDPDKTSMGAFMNAANRKHRFRHGEKSISGLSYTSRGHEDTGLPTLSLHTRPTRKRNLSTASVTGHPLRSPRPRSGIFSMMLNPGASADALSLWDNPGVVEASALSRRDSYFEGRSSTGGLNPISMNHVKKLFRQLLNDAEIPNPAAWEKALIPILDRCADDVDPDVRNGDDMDIRHWIKLKKIPGGKPGDTAYVHGVVFSKNLALKTMPRKIENPKIVIITFPIEYQRHQEQHFMSLQPVIEQEKEYLRMVVNRILNLEPRVLLVEKNVSGVALQYLSEANVAVVYNVKPSVIEAVSRIANIPIISSMDMLSLGARVGTCQSFEVKTFVNKELKGRKKTYIFISGCPKERGCTIALRGGSTEILSRMKRITEFMVYVFYNLKLESCLMRDEFVYVPEELESPPRSTTKLLSNGSQDPSSTTPSAQTGENSPHSVIHHISEHDQSLEPSQAAARPVGSTTSAEEYSAAALDTSTSIKEETEEELLRAESDTHEGQGAEDLPMPTYYGDMVAKYETRILSASPFVKFTQPYLLMKAREQERRLVYLKRLRDQDIVEELGESEKSEPQPRQFQLIKPEMVHELGQKAPRHIMEVLHAVHDAEYDKALYNYQTQTRQWENYIQGSLDLFDPYSHQSIVILYSVTCNVTQVPCTEPSVVAFEFYKENPDPLSGMYQDCTLGQYIEDVCESADSICHSNGCDRKMFEHYQTYVHENARITVMVEDKPKWPENFPEKPHERDGWQDGTGICMWNYCKLCNKHFGLMPMSVSTWKYSFAKYLELSFWSRGLRLHPETGCPHDHKKDHVRFFYYLYRDIAVRIHYDPIDLYEIIVPRSRITWKVDHDLELKNQVFLKAEERWNRFINSVKARLKSIRIDSVLPEKTEHCKAEVERMTKKAQEDQAELIQDLQDAYMGSKYYEVLPMNGVIRQMAERATEWDVAFTKFEADFLSDKDVRQLTIIQLKKMFDPKSGSSGAELGEKPEVTHSNVNAGEIEVKEKPSQPTEDEGPSPKMHSPVSSATKPIPVVREEAVEEAGSILDGVEHLDLATASSPTLLRKGDPVLEAAKVTVNEPTPIVAPAAPTQQPTSLSKVDEAPHESSLAEMIEPKRREQHVAMPEATTHAAGGEGSMEGYKPVVPERTSSRKAGLALSPPLTRAISQPVGVIPKLQSAIPKAKEHKMPEPGDLARATGDGSSAKGDKKFLGMKIRPSAIPRYRHRNSKVFTLARHFEELSREFEKERIKDKRERQAKMSFPRAYLPRSTTKAIVEIYEDVDQAVQEPGTAEEGHPGDRDSKDRRPIEGSSPSDQIQGDPARLSADHGRTSPIEIPSQEHTHQDGNHEAEGDEGQHESEVDSDGEGADSDADRSSYTYDDIPTDVRDLAASIEPSEEIPEELPKHQRKSLMTMLTNFWAERSASGWPTLDYPYNSTDHMFTDSNVIVREDEPSSVVAFAMNSTDYHIQLRNIRRNSRRTQQQQQSQRQQKEQQQERASQDFEESSDSGMLEIKSGGAGPDLSEAELEQSMLRPFGTHLKFQFMEGSGKFTCKIFFAEQFDALRRKCGVGDRIVESLSRCLKWDSKGGKTKSVFLKTLDDRLVMKSLSPVETSAFLGFAPVYFEFMAQALFHELPSVIAKMLGFFQVIIKNPITNTEVKLDLLLMENLFYDRSPTRTFDLKGSMRNRKIQSTGEQNEVLLDENMVEYIWESPLFAREHSKRLLRASVWNDTLFLARQNVMDYSLMIAVEENKKELVVGMIDCIRTWTWDKRLESWIKDRGFAGGGRNRPTVTSPKEYKSRFREAMARYILQAPNCWHHFGSGLGSTGNPSLQAVGHAHRARFAGDVTPSSGRGSVRGSVRGME from the exons ATGGCTTCCAGCTCACACAGGCCATTCAAGCTCCCCCTTGGTCCCCTTTCGCGCTCCAACAATGGCGACCATTCCTCCGAGTCCGACTATCCGGGCGGCCGTCGCGACTCCATGGCCgccctctccatctcttctCATGTCAACCAGGAACAGCTCGCTCACACCCTTGACCGAATTCACAATACAGCAAGCCAATCTGGGGTCCTGACCACCTTCAATGATTTCGCcccgccacctccacctaCTGTGCCTGTTGCTGAGAAAAAGGGAACTACGGGTGACTTGGTACAGCAAGGCTTGAGTGGTCTCTACAGCCGTTTAAAGGAGGTTGTTGGGGTGGCAGGGAAACCTTCTGCCCAGGAGGCTGAAAGTTCGACTAACACCCAGGATGCCACGCCCAAGAATTTCAAGAGCCCGATTCCCAATAGCCCCAACAACAGTAGCACCAAGATCTCGGTTGCCTCCCCTCCAAAGGGAGACGGTTCGTCCATCAAGTCACCTTTTGATACAAAGTCGCCTTTTGATACAAAGTCGCCCTTCGATGCAAAATCACCCTTTGAAGCAAGGCATGCCTTTGATGGGCCCGCCTCTCTTGACATCCCACCCGCTGTGTCTACCGGCACATCTCCAATTTCGCCAACCACCATACCAGCAGACCTCCAGTCCCCCCCACAGACAACCAGGCCACCATCACTTGGTACGCTGCCGAGCCTCAAGACCGGAAACTCAAGCGCACAGACAATTCCGAGGACGGGAAGGACGTCCCAGTCAACCGCGGCCAGCCCTACCTCTGCCCCCTTCATGGGAAAAGCGTCTCTCGAAAGAGACAGCTCTAGGGGTCCTGCCAGACACCTCGATGAGCCCTCAAGTTGGGGTTCTAGCCGGCGGAGCATCAGCAGACATGGTGACGGATCCACGTCGCCTAGCATTGCCGTGAGACCAAGTGTAGATACCACGACGGCCGCTTTGGCGCGCAGTAGAATGGAGGACGCTGTGAGTATAGATGGAGGCATCGGCAGTCCCATGAGCCCTTCTGGGCCTATACCAGACGTGTGCATCTCCTCTGCCTCCTCGCGCTTGTCTGAGGCCACTCAAGTCAAGCGAAGGCCTGCCATTATTGACCGCATAAGCCAGTCCAGAGTTCATAGCCATTCCAGGTCCTCGTCCATGGAGCCTGGCAAGGCACAGCCCAGTCCCATCAGCACATCGGCTCATAGCACTATCTATCATGATTCGTTTACTCACAATGTCAAACCACAGAGGTTGCAATCTGGAGCAATGAAAATCCCAGGCACCACGACAAACGAAGGAGCCCCTGAGGTCGTCAATGCCAGACTAGAAATGATGAGGAAGCAGGTCCTTAGCAAAGAGTTCTGGATGAAAGACGAAACCACCAAAGAATGCTTTGCCTGCGGGAGCCCGTTCACTGCCTTTCGGCGCAAGCACCACTGCCGCACGTGTGGCTGCATCTTCTGTTCAAAATGCACCTCTACCATTTCAGGACAAAAGTTTGGCGTCCAGGGAACGCTTCGCGTCTGCAAGAATTGCTTGGAGGTCATAAACCGCCGCTATGAAAGCGGCTCAGATGATTCGGCAGATGAGCCATTCTTGCCCGCCATCTTTCGTTCCAATCAGACCAAGCCGCCtcctcttgctcttgctcgaCCGCAGGCGGATGATGAGGTTAGTATCGCGGAGCGAACGGAGCAAGCAAATGACACAAGGTCCGCCAAGACACCGATGATGGCGATTCCGGCCACACGCCGAGTTGGCGACAGCAATCGCCACTCGGCCGTTTTGGAGATTGATATGCCACAGCTCAGCCGCCCCGGATCATCTCGGTCGCTGAGATCACTCGCGGCGGGCCGACCGCAATCATCTAGTCATCGCAGGCTTCATTCAAAACATACCTTCTTGACTAGGTTCAAGTCTTCTGCGACTGACGATAGGGCACCGTTTCGCAAGCCTGCTAGCGAAGACCTTGGGAGGAAATCCAAGCTCAGCGCCTTCCATGACGACAACATCATTGATCCAGAACTTGCCCCTTACATGTCGGACGAGTCAACTGATGACGAACAAATGAGTAGCATATTTGCAACCATGAACAGCAATGATGCGCCAGCGGCCAGCCTCGATCCCGACAAAACAAGCATGGGTGCCTTTATGAATGCTGCAAACAGAAAACATCGGTTCCGTCACGGCGAGAAGAGCATCAGTGGACTTAGTTATACCAGCAGAGGCCACGAAGACACTGGCTTACcgactctctctctccacaCCCGGCCAACCAGAAAGAGAAATCTCAGCACTGCAAGTGTCACGGGCCATCCGCTGCGGTCACCCCGCCCAAGATCTGGCATCTTTAGCATGATGCTAAACCCTGGTGCTTCAGCTGACGCCTTGTCTCTCTGGGATAATCCTGGAGTTGTCGAAGCATCTGCACTCAGTAGAAGGGATTCTTACTTTGAGGGCAGGTCATCAACCGGTGGATTAAACCCCATAAGCATGAACCACGTCAAGAAGCTTTTCCGGCAGCTTTTGAACGATGCAGAAATCCCCAACCCTGCAGCGTGGGAAAAGGCCCTCATCCCAATCCTTGATAGATGTGCTGATGACGTTGATCCGGATGTCCGTAACGGAGATGACATGGACATTCGCCACTGGATCAAGTTGAAAAAGATACCTGGCGGCAAACCTGGCGATACTGCTTACGTCCATGGAGTCGTCTTTTCCAAGAACTTGGCCCTCAAGACCATGCCCCGCAAGATCGAGAATCCCAaaatcgtcatcatcactttTCCAATCGAGTATCAGCGGCACCAGGAGCAGCATTTTATGAGCTTGCAGCCGGTCATAGAGCAGGAAAAGGAGTATctgaggatggtggtgaacCGAATCCTGAACCTCGAGCCTCGGGTGTTGCTCGTCGAAAAGAACGTCTCTGGCGTGGCTTTACAATATCTCTCGGAAGCCAACGTCGCGGTCGTGTATAACGTCAAACCGTCAGTTATCGAGGCTGTTTCCAGAATTGCCAATATTCCCATCATCTCATCCATGGATATGCTTAGCTTGGGTGCGCGCGTCGGGACCTGCCAAAGTTTTGAAGTCAAGACCTTCGTCAACAAGGAGCTCAAAGGCAGGAAGAAGACGTACATTTTTATCTCTGGCTGCCCAAAAGAGCGCGGCTGTACTATTGCTCTTCGCGGCGGGTCGACAGAGATTCTGTCCCGCATGAAGAGAATCACCGAGTTCATGGTTTATGTGTTTTACAACCTAAAGCTCGAATCCTGTCTTATGCGCGATGAATTTGTTTATGTGCCTGAAGAGCTCGAGTCCCCTCCACGATCAACTACGAAGCTCCTGAGTAACGGCAGTCAGGACCCGTCGTCAACTACTCCAAGCGCGCAGACTGGGGAAAATTCCCCTCACAGCGTGATCCACCACATTTCCGAACATGATCAGTCTTTGGAACCATCTCAAGCGGCTGCTAGACCTGTCGGGAGCACAACTTCGGCCGAGGAATATTCAGCTGCCGCCCTCGACACCAGCACGTCGATCAAGGAAGAGACTGAGGAGGAATTGCTTCGGGCTGAGTCAGACACCCATGAAGGTCAAGGTGCGGAAGACTTGCCTATGCCGACATATTATGGTGACATGGTAGCCAAATACGAGACCAGAATTCTCTCTGCGTCACCCTTCGTCAAGTTCACTCAACCTTACCTGCTCATGAAAGCCCGAGAGCAGGAGAGGCGCCTGGTGTATCTCAAACGTCTTCGTGACCAGGACATCGTCGAAGAACTCGGAGAGAGCGAGAAGAGTGAGCCTCAGCCTAGACAATTTCAGCTTATCAAGCCTGAAATGGTGCATGAACTTGGCCAAAAGGCACCGCGCCACATCATGGAGGTGCTCCATGCTGTCCACGACGCGGAATACGACAAGGCCTTGTACAACTATCAGACTCAAACCAGACAGTGGGAGAATTATATCCAGGGAAGCCTCGACCTGTTTGATCCATACTCCCATCAGAGCATCGTTATTCTGTACTCTGTCACATGCAACGTGACCCAAGTTCCATGCACGGAGCCCAGCGTGGTGGCCTTTGAGTTCTACAAGGAGAATCCAGACCCACTCAGTGGAATGTACCAAGATTGCACCCTGGGGCAGTACATAGAAGACGTCTGCGAAAGCGCCGACTCAATCTGTCACTCCAATGGATGCGACCGAAAGATGTTTGAGCATTACCAGACATATGTTCACGAAAACGCGCGAATTACTGTCATGGTGGAGGACAAGCCCAAATGGCCAGAGAACTTCCCCGAGAAACCGCACGAAAGGGATGGTTGGCAAGATGGCACCGGCATCTGCATGTGGAATTACTGCAAGTTATGCAACAAACATTTCGGACTGATGCCCATGTCAGTGAGCACCTGGAAGTATTCTTTCGCAAAGTATCTGGAACTGTCGTTCTGGAGCCGTGGTTTACGCCTTCACCCAGAGACAGGATGTCCTCACGATCATAAAAAAGACCATGTTCGCTTCTTTTATTACCTATACCGCGACATTGCCGTCAGGATACACTACGACCCGATCGACTTGTACGAAATCATTGTACCTAGATCTCGCATCACCTGGAAGGTTGACCATGATCTGGAGTTGAAAAATCAAGTCTTTCTCAAGGCCGAGGAGCGCTGGAACCGCTTCATCAACTCCGTAAAAGCCAGGCTGAAGAGCATTAGAATCGATAGCGTCTTGCCGGAGAAAACGGAGCATTGCAAGGCTGAGGTGGAAAGAATGACAAAGAAGGCACAAGAGGACCAGGCCGAGCTGATTCAGGACCTTCAGGATGCCTACATGGGCTCAAAGTACTACGAGGTTCTTCCCATGAACGGAGTCATACGTCAAATGGCTGAGAGAGCTACTGAATGGGACGTTGCCTTCACTAAATTTGAGGCCGACTTTCTTTCGGACAAAGATGTTCGCCAGTTGACTATCATCCAGCTGAAGAAGATGTTTGACCCAAAATCTGGATCCTCAGGTGCGGAACTTGGGGAGAAGCCTGAGGTAACTCACTCCAATGTCAACGCCGGCGAAATTGAGGTGAAAGAAAAGCCATCGCAGCCAACGGAAGATGAAGGCCCCAGTCCCAAGATGCATTCTCCAGTGTCTTCAGCGACCAAACCTATTCCTGTGGTGAGGGAGGAAGCAGTAGAAGAGGCCGGGTCCATCCTGGATGGAGTTGAGCATCTTGACCTTGCAACTGCATCCTCGCCCACGCTCCTCAGGAAGGGGGATCCCGTCCTGGAAGCAGCAAAGGTCACTGTCAATGAGCCAACGCCGATTGTTGCACCAGCAGCCCCtacacaacaaccaacatCTCTCTCAAAAGTTGACGAAGCGCCTCATGAGTCGTCTCTAGCAGAGATGATCGAACCCAAACGCCGAGAACAACATGTAGCCATGCCTGAGGCTACCACCCATGCTGCCGGCGGCGAGGGTTCGATGGAAGGTTACAAGCCCGTTGTACCGGAGCGCACGTCATCTCGTAAGGCGGGTTTGGCGTTATCGCCTCCCTTAACACGGGCCATTTCGCAGCCGGTGGGAGTTATCCCGAAGCTCCAATCCGCTATCCCGAAGGCTAAGGAGCATAAGATGCCAGAGCCGGGTGATCTCGCACGGGCAACAGGGGACGGCTCGTCTGCCAAGGGAGATAAGAAGTTCCTTGGGATGAAGATCCGTCCTTCTGCCATCCCACGCTATCGGCATAGGAATTCGAAGGTGTTCACTCTTGCACGTCACTTCGAGGAGTTGAGTCGAGAGTTTGAGAAGGAGCGAATCAAGGACAAGAGAGAGCGGCAGGCCAAGATGTCTTTTCCTCGTGCATATCTGCCACGTTCAACAACCAAGGCTATCGTGGAGATCTACGAGGATGTCGACCAGGCCGTTCAAGAACCCGGTACCGCGGAAGAGGGCCATCCTGGTGACAGAGACTCGAAAGACAGAAGACCAATAGAGGGCTCTTCTCCGTCGGATCAAATCCAAGGGGATCCTGCCAGATTGTCTGCAGACCATGGTCGCACTTCGCCGATTGAGATCCCATCTCAAGAGCATACCCATCAAGATGGGAACCATGAAGCGGAGGGAGACGAAGGACAGCACGAGAGCGAGGTTGACTCCGATGGTGAAGGTGCAGATAGTGATGCCGACCGGTCATCATATACGTATGACGATATCCCGACCGATGTGAGGGACCTTGCTGCATCCATCGAGCCAAGTGAGGAAATACCTGAAGAGCTGCCGAAGCATCAAAGGAAGAGTCTCATGACAATGCTCACCAACTTCTGGGCCGAACGGTCTGCCAGTGGATGGCCTACGCTTGACTACCCTTACAATTCAACCGACCACATGTTTACGGACTCGAACGTGATTGTCAGAGAAGACGAGCCAAGTTCGGTTGTGGCCTTTGCGATGAACTCCACGGACTACCATATCCAACTTCGAAACATTCGAAGGAACTCTAGGAgaacccagcagcagcaacaatcaCAAAGGCAGCAGAAAGAGCAACAGCAAGAGCGAGCCTCCCAGGATTTCGAAGAGAGTAGTGACAGCGGCATGCTAGAGATTAAGAGCGGCGGCGCCGGTCCAGACCTCAGCGAAGCCGAACTAGAACAGAGCATGCTCCGCCCCTTTGGCACCCACCTCAAGTTCCAATTCATGGAAGGCTCCGGCAAGTTCACTTGCAAGATCTTCTTCGCCGAGCAATTCGACGCGTTGCGACGCAAATGCGGCGTCGGCGACCGTATTGTCGAATCGCTCTCTCGTTGTCTCAAATGGGACTCCAAAGGCGGCAAGACCAAATCGGTCTTCCTCAAGACTCTCGATGACCGACTCGTCATGAAATCGCTTTCTCCCGTCGAGACCTCCGCCTTTCTCGGTTTTGCGCCCGTCTACTTTGAGTTTATGGCCCAAGCCCTGTTTCATGAACTCCCCTCCGTCATCGCCAAGATGTTGGGTTTCTTCCAAGTGATCATCAAAaaccccatcaccaacactgAAGTCAAACTCGACCTGCTGCTCATGGAGAATCTGTTCTACGACCGCTCACCAACCCGCACGTTCGACCTCAAGGGGTCCATGCGCAATAGAAAGATCCAATCAACCGGCGAACAAAACGAAGTTCTGTTGGACGAAAACATGGTCGAGTACATCTGGGAATCCCCTCTCTTCGCGCGGGAGCACTCCAAACGGCTCCTGCGCGCATCGGTATGGAACGATACGCTTTTCCTCGCGCGCCAAAACGTGATGGATTACTCGTTGATGATCGCCGTCGAggagaacaagaaggagcTGGTGGTGGGCATGATTGATTGCATCCGCACCTGGACGTGGGACAAACGCCTCGAAAGCTGGATCAAAGATAGGGGGTTtgcgggaggagggaggaatCGGCCGACGGTGACGAGTCCGAAGGAGTATAAGAGTCGTTTTCGCGAGGCTATGGCTAG GTATATCCTCCAAGCACCTAATTGCTGGCATCACTTTGGAAGTGGCCTAGGCTCGACCGGTAATCCTTCTTTGCAGGCGGTTGGACATGCTCATAGGGCGAGGTTCGCGGGTGATGTTACCCCGTCATCAGGGAGGGGGTCGGTGAGAGGGTCGGTGAGGGGGATGGAATAA